A single window of Gossypium arboreum isolate Shixiya-1 chromosome 13, ASM2569848v2, whole genome shotgun sequence DNA harbors:
- the LOC108462466 gene encoding uncharacterized protein LOC108462466: MGCVLGQHDEIGKKEKAIYYLSKKFTGCEMRYPPIDKLCCALVWTTWRLRQYMLYHTTWLISKLDPFKFMMESAALNGRMAQLQILLSRFNIIYVSQKDIKESAIADFLASRALEYYEPLNFDFSNEYLMYVAAPWKLNFDGVPNAVGNGIGAVLVSLNGYHYPFTCKLDFDCTSNMAEYEAYIKGIRADVEHKIKVLDVYEDSALVFDDITFHYLSRDENQMADALATLISMFSANKQEDMKPIQMSIYYAPAHYCNINEEEERDDHPWYQDILRYVKNRVYPDQAIENDKRTLRRKAGDNVLDSEILYKRRKDQVLLRHVNTVEAKKILEEVHEGVCGTHANGFTMARQIMRFGYYWSTMEGNCINYAKKCHKC; this comes from the exons atgggatgtgtgcttggtcaacacGATGAGATAGgtaagaaagaaaaggcgatatactaccttagtaagaaattcactggATGTGAGATGAGATATCCGCCAATTGATAAGCTATGTTGTGCTTTGGTCTGGACAACTTGGAGATTGAGgcagtacatgttgtaccatacgaccTGGCTAATCTCGAAATTAGATCCTTTTAAGTTCATGATGGAATCAGCTGCtctgaatggaaggatggcccaaTTGCAAATTCTACTCTCCAGATTCAACATAATTTATGTGAGCCAGAAGGATATAAAAGAGAGTGCGATAGCggattttctggccagtagagctttaGAATATTACGAGCCCTTGAACTTTGATTTCTCCAATGAATATCTAATGTATGTGGCAGCCCCTTGGAAACTGAATTTTGATGGAGTACCGAACGCCGTTGgcaatggaattggggcagtcttggtatccctaaATGGATATCACTATCCTTTCACTTGCAAAttagattttgattgcacaagtaatatggcagaatatgaagcatATATCAAGGGTATCCGTGCAGATGTAGAGCacaaaatcaaggtgttagatgTATATGAGGATTCCGCACTA GTGTTTGATGATATCACTTTCCATTATCTCTCGCgtgatgaaaatcagatggctgatgccctggctacGTTAATTTCCATGTTCAGCGCAAATAAACAAGAGGATATGAAGCCGATTCAGATGAGTATTTACTATGCTCCAGCTCATTACTGCAATATCAATGAAGAGGAAGAGAGGgatgatcatccttggtatcaggatattcTTCGATATGTGAAAAATCGTGTATATCCTGATCAGGCAATCGAAAATGATAAAAGAACATTAAGGAGGAAAGCCGGTGACAATGTCTTAGACAGTGAAATCCTGtataaaagaagaaaggaccaagtgCTGCTAAGACATGTTAACACTGTCGAAGcaaagaaaatcttggaagaagtccatgaaggtGTCTGTGGAACGCATGCCAATGGGTTCACAATGGCTAgacaaattatgagattcgggtattacTGGTCTACAATGGAAGGAAATTGCATCAATTATGCCAAAAAATGCCATAAGTGCTAA
- the LOC108461137 gene encoding replication protein A 70 kDa DNA-binding subunit A, which translates to MPVNLTRNAIAMMNSGDVNSKPLVQVVDIKLIGNSQERYRFLLSDSESTQHAMLATQLNEQVRTGRVKKGSIIQLIDYICSTVQNRRIIVVLNMETIIPEYEIIGNPKLLMGSEPEANKSMPNNNLFEPSTRSTNNRYSAPAPANKAQSFQPTIQPAYQPPPNYKIQGPIMKNEAPARIIPIAALNPYQGRWAIKARVTAKGDLRRYNNARGDGKVFSFDLLDSDGGEIRVTCFNAVVDRFYNVIEVGKVYLISKGSLKPAQKNFNHLKNEWEIFLESNSTVELCPDEDGSIPRQQFSFRPITEIESAENNSILDVIGIVISVNPSVPILRKNGMETQRRILNLKDVSGKSVELTLWGDFCNKEGQKLQEMVDSGLFPVLAVKAGKVNDFNGKSIGTISSTQLFIDPDCPEAQGLRAWFESGGRNTASISISKEIMPGGSKNEIRKTLTQIKDEGLGRSDKPDWVTAKATVVFIKTDNFCYTACPLMIGDRQCNKKVTQSGNKRWLCDRCNQEFEECDYRYLLQVQIQDHTGLTWVTAFQEAGEEILGCSAKEMYLLKYELQDDTQFGEIIRSRLFHQYLFRLKIKEELYGDEQRVKITVVKVDKVNYSAESRYLLDMVTKNLPNRKQF; encoded by the exons ATGCCGGTGAATCTCACGCGCAACGCGATTGCCATGATGAACAGCGGCGATGTTAACTCCAAGCCGTTGGTTCAGGTGGTGGATATTAAGCTGATTGGCAACTCTCAGGAGAGGTACCGGTTTTTGTTATCCGattctgaatcaactcagcaCGCAATGCTCGCCACTCAGCTCAATGAACAAGTCAGGACCGGACGAGTCAAGAAAGGATCTATCATCCAGTTGATCGATTACATTTGCAGCACTGTCCAAAATCGCAG GATTATTGTTGTGCTGAATATGGAGACTATAATTCCAGAGTATGAAATAATCGGGAATCCTAAACTTCTTATGGGTTCTGAGCCCGAAGCTAACAAGTCAATGCCTAATAACAATTTGTTTGAGCCTTCTACGAGGTCCACCAATAATAGATATAGCGCCCCAGCTCCTGCTAATAAGGCCCAGAGTTTTCAGCCAACTATTCAACCTGCATACCAGCCACCtccaaattacaaaattcaggGCCCAATAATGAAGAATGAAGCACCAGCACGCATTATTCCTATTGCTGCTCTAAATCCTTATCAAGGACGTTGGGCTATCAAGGCTCGAGTGACTGCAAAAGGGGACCTTCGTCGCTACAACAATGCTAGAGGAGATGGGAAGGTCTTCTCCTTTGACCTCCTTGACTCTGATGGAGGGGAAATACGAGTAACTTGCTTCAACGCTGTTGTTGATCGCTTCTACAATGTTATTGAAGTTGGTAAAGTTTACTTGATTTCAAAGGGTAGCTTGAAACCCGCGCAAAAGAATTTCAACCATTTGAAGAATGAGTGGGAGATATTCTTGGAATCAAATTCAACCGTGGAGCTTTGCCCTGATGAAGATGGCTCTATTCCAAGACAACAGTTCTCCTTCAGACCTATCACTGAAATTGAGAGTGCTGAAAACAATTCTATACTTGATGTTATCGGTATTGTGATATCTGTTAACCCTTCAGTTCCTATTTTGAGGAAGAATGGTATGGAAACTCAGAGAAGGATTCTGAATTTAAAGGATGTATCTGGAAAGAGTGTTGAGCTAACCCTTTGGGGTGATTTCTGCAACAAGGAAGGTCAAAAGCTGCAAGAAATGGTCGATTCTGGGCTTTTCCCAGTTTTGGCGGTTAAAGCTGGAAAGGTCAATGACTTCAATGGGAAGTCCATTGGCACTATTTCTTCCACACAGCTCTTTATAGATCCAGATTGTCCAGAGGCACAGGGCCTGAGAGCATGGTTTGAAAGTGGGGGGAGAAATACAGCTTCTATCTCAATTTCTAAAGAAATTATGCCTGGAGGATCCAAAAATGAGATACGTAAAACCTTGACTCAGATCAAGGACGAAGGTCTCGGAAGATCTGATAAGCCAGATTGGGTCACAGCCAAGGCGACTGTAGTTTTCATTAAAACAGATAATTTCTGTTATACAGCCTGCCCATTGATGATTGGAGATAGACAATGCAATAAGAAAGTAACACAATCCGGTAATAAAAGATGGCTTTGTGACCGTTGCAACCAAGAATTCGAGGAATGTGATTACAGATATCTTCTCCAGGTCCAGATTCAAGACCATACAGGACTCACTTGGGTAACAGCTTTCCAGGAAGCTGGCGAAGAAATCTTGGGATGCTCGGCAAAGGAAATGTATTTATTGAAATATGAATTGCAGGACGATACCCAATTCGGTGAAATAATTCGCAGCCGACTCTTTCACCAATATTTGTTTAGGCTTAAAATAAAAGAGGAACTCTATGGTGACGAGCAGAGGGTAAAAATCACTGTGGTGAAGGTTGACAAGGTGAACTACTCTGCAGAAAGCAGGTACCTTCTCGATATGGTTACAAAGAATTTGCCGAATAGAAAACAATTCTGA
- the LOC108462888 gene encoding uncharacterized protein LOC108462888 has product MASTSAASMALPLAGATQNRVPSSEAFFKPLPVKPWRAMGGVKRPNGRLQVKAGVSSFKEKAVTGLTAAALTTSMMMPQMAQAADGVTPSLKNFLLSIAAGGVVLVAIVGAVIGVSNFDPVKRS; this is encoded by the coding sequence ATGGCATCCACTTCAGCTGCTTCAATGGCTCTGCCCTTAGCTGGAGCTACCCAAAACAGGGTGCCAAGCTCTGAGGCATTCTTTAAGCCACTTCCGGTGAAGCCATGGAGGGCAATGGGCGGTGTTAAAAGACCCAACGGAAGGCTCCAAGTCAAGGCTGGTGTTTCTTCGTTCAAGGAAAAGGCGGTGACGGGGTTGACAGCGGCAGCACTGACGACATCGATGATGATGCCACAGATGGCTCAAGCGGCTGATGGAGTCACCCCATCTCTCAAGAACTTCTTGCTCAGCATAGCGGCCGGGGGTGTGGTTCTGGTCGCCATTGTTGGAGCCGTAATTGGTGTGTCTAACTTCGACCCTGTCAAGCGGAGCTAA
- the LOC108463015 gene encoding uncharacterized protein LOC108463015 — translation MASTSAASMALPLAGATQNRMPSSEAFFKPLPVKPWRATGGIKRPNGKLQVKAGASSFKEKAVTGLTATALTTSMMIPEVAQAADGVTPSLKNFLLSIVAGGVVLVAIVGAVIGVSNFDPVKRT, via the coding sequence ATGGCTTCCACTTCAGCTGCTTCAATGGCTCTGCCCTTAGCTGGAGCTACCCAAAACAGGATGCCAAGCTCTGAGGCATTCTTTAAGCCACTTCCGGTAAAGCCATGGAGGGCAACGGGCGGTATTAAAAGACCCAACGGAAAGCTCCAAGTCAAGGCTGGTGCTTCTTCGTTCAAGGAAAAGGCGGTGACGGGGTTGACAGCAACAGCGCTGACGACATCGATGATGATTCCAGAGGTGGCTCAAGCGGCTGATGGAGTCACCCCATCTCTCAAGAACTTCTTGCTCAGCATAGTAGCTGGGGGTGTGGTTCTGGTCGCCATTGTTGGAGCTGTGATTGGCGTGTCCAACTTCGACCCTGTCAAGCGGACCTGA
- the LOC108463030 gene encoding uncharacterized protein LOC108463030, translating to MASSSAASMALPLAGATQNRMPSSEAFFKPLPVKPWRSMGAVKRPNGRLQVKAASSSFKEKVVTGLTAAALTTSMMIPEVAQAADGVTPSLKNFLLSIAAGGVVLVALVGAVIGVSNFDPVKRT from the coding sequence ATGGCTTCCAGTTCAGCTGCTTCAATGGCTCTGCCCTTAGCTGGAGCTACTCAAAACAGGATGCCAAGTTCTGAGGCATTCTTTAAGCCACTCCCGGTGAAGCCATGGAGATCAATGGGCGCTGTTAAAAGACCCAACGGACGGCTCCAAGTCAAGGCTGCTTCTTCTTCGTTCAAGGAAAAGGTGGTGACAGGGTTGACAGCAGCGGCGCTGACGACATCGATGATGATCCCAGAGGTGGCTCAAGCAGCTGATGGAGTCACCCCATCTCTCAAGAACTTCTTGCTCAGCATAGCGGCTGGTGGTGTGGTTCTGGTCGCCCTTGTTGGAGCTGTAATTGGTGTGTCCAACTTCGACCCTGTCAAGCGGACCTGA